A region of the Microbulbifer pacificus genome:
CCAAAATTGACACAAACAGGGGCCCACGCGGGCCCCTGTTTTTTTATTGCCGAAGTCTAACCAAAGATTTATTGAAACTGCCGATGTTTGACAGCAAACGTTTTCTCACCACCGTCACTCGCAAACCAGGCGTCTACCAGATGTTTGACGACCAGGGCAAGGTGCTGTACGTCGGTAAGGCGAAAAACCTGCGCAATCGGCTCGGCAGTTATTTTCGCGCAACGGGGCTTACCGCCAAAACCATGGCGCTGGTGGAAAAAATTGCCGATATCGAGGTCACGGTAACCCGCAGTGAAACCGAGGCGTTGGTGCTGGAGCAGAGCCTCATCAAAAGCCAGCGGCCTCCCTACAACGTCATGCTGAAAGATGACAAGGGCTACCCCTATATCTTTCTTTCCAGCAAAGACACGTTCCCGAGAATTGCCTTCCATCGCGGGTCAAAACGAAAAGCAGGGCAGTATTACGGGCCATTTCCCAACGCCTCATCCGTGCGCGACAGCCTAAATTTCCTGCAGAAGACGTTCCGCATCCGCTCCTGTGAAGACAGTGTATTTGCCAACCGCTCCCGTCCATGCCTGCAGTATCAGATTGAGCGCTGTACCGCGCCGTGTGTCGACTTTATTTCCCCCGAGGACTACCAGGCGGATGTGCGCCATGCCGAAATGTTTCTTGCCGGCAAAAGTGACAGCATTATTCGCGAATTGGCGGATGAGATGGAACGGGCTTCGGTCGCACTGGAATTTGAAAAGGCCGCGCGGTTGCGGGATCAGATCGTCGCGCTGCGTCGCCTGCAATCGGATCAGGTGGCGGAGAGCGGCGGCGGGGACGTGGATGTGCTGGGCGTGGCCACTGCTGGCGGGCTTTGCTGTGTGCATGTCCTGTTTATTCGCCAGGGCCGGATTCTCGGCAGCCGCAGTTACTTCCCCAGTGAAAAGCTGGGGCTGGATACGTCAGAACTGCTGTCTGCGTTCATTCCGCAATTCTATCTAGGTTCAAATCGCGAGATACCGCGCCAAGTGTTGGTTTCTGAATCTCTCGAGGACCAGGATGTGCTGGCAGAAGCACTCACGGAACGGGCCGGTAAGGAAGTGCAGCTGGCCAACAAGCTGCGCGGCAATCGCGCCACCTGGGTGGAAATGGCGCAGCAGGCCGCAGAGCAGAACCTGCAGAGTCGTACCGCGTCCCAGCAAAAACTTCAGGACCGGTTTGAAAATCTCCAGCAGGTGTTGCGCCTTGAAGAGCTGCCGGAGCGACTGGAGTGCTTCGATATCAGTCACTCCAGTGGCGAGGCGACTGTGGCTTCCTGTGTCGTGTTCGATACCGGCGGTCCGGTGAAATCCGACTATCGACGCTTCAATATCGAAGGGATCGCCGCAGGTGACGATTATGCGGCCATGGGGCAGGCGCTAAAGCGGCGCTATACCCGTCTCTCAAGTGGCGAGGGACGCTTCCCCAACATCCTGTTGATCGATGGTGGCAAAGGCCAGGTGCGGCAGGCGGTGGATTCCCTGAACGAACTGGGAGTGACTGGGGTACAGATTATCGGGGTGGCCAAGGGCACCACCCGCAAGGCGGGCTTCGAGACTCTGCACGTGGTGGCGGACAACAGGGAGCTGGTACTGGAATCGGACTCGCCCGCACTCCACCTGATTCAGCAGGTGCGCGATGAAGCGCACCGCTTCGCGATTACCGGTCACCGCCAGCGGCGCGATAAGAAACGGCGGGAGTCCCCACTGGAAGGTATTGCCGGAGTTGGCCCGGTGCGCCGCCGTGCACTGCTACATCACTTTGGGGGGCTGCAGGAGATACTGCGCGCTTCCGTCAATGAGCTCGCTAGTGTAGAAGGAGTAAGCCGTAAACTTGCTCAGGATATATACTCCGCGCTGCACAACGAGTGATTTGTGGCCACTGGATGTACCATTGGCGTTTATTTTTTTTCTGCAGGTTGCTAAGTTACGCACTGCCGACGTAGTGTGTTCAGCAAATGTGAAAGGATCAGCATGACTCTCGCCAATCAATTAACCCTGCTGCGCGTTGCGCTGATTCCGGTTTTTGTGCTGGTTTTTTACCTTCCCTACAAGTGGAGCTATATCGCCTCCGCGGTGATTTTTTCCCTGGCTGCGGCCACCGACTGGCTCGATGGCTATATCGCCCGCAAGCTGAACCAGAGCACGCCGTTTGGCGCCTTTCTCGATCCAGTGGCCGATAAATTGATGGTCGCAACGGCGTTGGTGCTACTTGTCGATCTGCACAACTACATCTTTTTCACCATCGCCGCGGCGATCATTGTGGGGCGCGAGATTGCTGTCTCTGCGTTGCGCGAGTGGATGGCGGAGCTCGGCCTCAGAAGTAGTGTCGCGGTCAGCTATATCGGCAAGATCAAGACCACGGCGCAGATGGCCGCGATCATCGTGCTGTTGGCATTTGATGTACGTGAGTTTCCGGTGATGGAGACTATCGGGTATGTCCTGCTGTACGTGGCTGCCGCACTCACTCTGTGGACCATGTTCATCTACCTGCGCGCGGCGTGGCCGGCGCTCACCGCGGACGACCCCCGCGAACTCTGACGCACTCCTCAATATTTCTTGGCGGTGATTTTCGCGCCGCCACTCTTGCTGTACGATCGTTCCATTCGAGCAATAACGCGACAATGGAGTGATCCGTGCAGAGGCCAGCAGTCTACAGAGCCTTTTCTCCCTTTCTTTTTCTGTTTCTTATTTCTCCACTGTTACTGCTTGCGGACGAGGCGAGCGGGCAGCCCTACAAACGCCATGAGTGGTTACCCGGGTGGTCGGATTTTGATCGGGACTGCCAGGATACCCGTCACGAGCTGCTGATTCGTTACTCGCTGGCACCGGTTAGTTTTACCAGTAAAACTCAATGCAAGGTCGCATCCGGATTGTGGATGGACCCTTATACCGGCGAATTTTATGAAAAGGCATCGGATCTTGATGTTGAGCACATAGTCCCGTTGAAGTGGGCCCATGATCACGGTGCCGCTGGCTGGAGCGTTGCGAAAAAACGACGTTTTGCGGAAGACCCGGACAATCTGTGGCTGGTGGACGACGGGCGTAACCAGAGCAAGGGTGACAAAGGGCCGGACCGGTGGATGCCACCTTATGGGCCAGTACGCAGCCATTACCTTCGTCGCTTTATGGCGGTGGTAAATAAATACGGCTTGGAATTCACGCCTGACGAATCGAGGATATTCCTGGCCATGACGGAAAATCGTCACGGCTAGTTCGGATGAAATAGTGGTGACTGGTCTACATCCGCATCTGCGCCAGTATTTCGCCAAATCGCCGCTCGATCGGGTAGGGCGTGGAAGACCATCCCAAGCGTACAATTACGGTGTCGTGAGCGGGGGATAGCATCAGTTTCTGCTCACGGTTGCCCAGCATGAAGTAGCTGTCCGGCGGCAATTGGGGATAGAGCGGCGGAAGCTTGCCGCCGTAATTCAGCCAAAATTGATAGCCATACCTCGAATCATTGGCGCTGCTGTTCGGTTCGGCGGCGCGCCTGATCCAGTCGCTGCTGAGAATGCGTTGTGCGCCGACGCAACCATCATTAAGCATTAGTGCCCCGAGCCTTCCCCAGTCTTCGGCAGAAGCATAGGCGTAGGAACTGCCCACAAATACGCCGTCCGAGTCCATTTCAAAAAAAGTGCGATGTAACCCGAGAGGCGCCAGCAATTCCTGCTGCAGAAAATGTGCGGAAGCCTCAGAGCTGCCGAGGTACTGATGCATCCACCGCGCTAACAGGTTGGTTGAGCCGGAAGAGTAGGAAAAATACATCCCGGGTTTATGGGTCAGCGGACGCTCCAGTGCATAACGTGACGGTGCATAGAGGGAAGGGCAGTCGCCATTACCAAACAGCATGCGGGTTGCATCGGAGCCAGGGCGGTAGGTTTCGTCGAACGCAAGGCCGTCGCACATTTGCAGCAGGTTTTTTAGAGTGATGGTGCACCGGCCATCGTCTTCCCATTCGGGAAATAGTCGGCTCTGATGAATGTCTGCAAGGCCGAGTGTCTCCATCCGACCCCAAAGTATGGCAAGCAGGCTTTTGCTCATGGACCAACCCAGTAGGCGAGTGTGTGGTGCAATGCCAGTACCGTAGGCGGCAGCCATTAGCTGGCCTTCATGGATCACCAGGAGCGCGCGCGTCTCAAATCCGAGTCGGTTGTCCTCTCTGATGAGAGCAGACAGCAGTGTTTGCAGCGACCCTTTGGTGTATTTCTTACCCTTTTTCTCACGGGGCCTTCCCGAGGCTTCTTGTGCTTCTATCCCACGGCATTTTTCTGGATTCTGAGACTCAAGTTGCGTACCCAGAGACGGATAAAAATGTGCAAATGCAGTGATGCAGTTCAGCAGACTGGCCGAAGTGGTGTATCCACTGTGCCGGACCCGTACCAGCGTAAACAGGGGCGAGTAACTGAGCAGATCGTGGCGAATGCGGGTGTCGTTAAATCCCGAAAGATGTCGTGCGGAACAGGCCAGTTTGGCGCTCATGGCAATAAGTACCTGCAAGGATTCGCGCAGCGCCCGATATCTCCTTGCCAGGCTGCGCCGCCAGATCCACACCGATGCCACAAGCAGGATCACAACGGAAATACTGGCCAGAAGATAAAAGCTGATGCTCATAAGCGGGGCGCGGTAGCGGGTGGGGAGCAGGCCATAGAGTTTCGATGGGAAGTTGCTTGTCGCTGAAAAGCCTAGGAGAGAAAGTGTGCACGTGCCAGCGTGACGATAACGCCAAATTTGCCGGAAGCAAGATGGCCATACGGATGCTGAGTGAATGTAGCCGTGATCTCTTCGCTACACTGGGGGCAGATGAACCTTGGGAGTCCAGCTATGGCAAAGTCGTTTAATACCGCGCTAATCACAGCCCTGCCAGCTTTCGTGCTCGGCGTTTGGTTTGGGTACGAAAAAGGGGTCGTAAACCAGGTGGCTTATGACGCACCGGCGCGAATTGCACTTTACGATGCCGCAATCAGGTCCGATGAACCTAAAGAGGCGCTGAGGTCCATGGCGATATCGCAGGCCAAGTTGATGGTAAGCCTGCAGGCGAGCGGGGCAACATTCTCGCCGCTCCTGGGTCTTCCCGCCACGAAGGGGCTCAGCTATAGCTACGACACACACTCCCCGGTGGTGAAAAATTACCTTGAGTAGATTCTGCATTCCTGCCGGGCCAGGTTGTTTTCCCCTCGGATTTTTGATGGTCATGGCTATTTGATTGCTGTATAAGAATTGGGTGCATAAGGATTTGTCGAAGTTGTGCTTACCTATGTGGCGCCCCAAGCCTAAAAATACCTGGATGGAAAATAATGAACAAATGGACCTTATTGTCTGTATCGGCAATTGTCATTGCGGTGACTACAACCGTGCAGGCGCACCCTACACAGATCGCTTTCCTGAATCATGTAATTGCCGTCGTAGATAGTGAGACTGTGAGCGCGGTCGAGCAGTCCAGCTTCCTCCCGGGTTTCATCGATTACGAAAAGAAAACAGTAACGGCTAATGGGGGAGTAAATTGGACAGGCCGCTATCTACGCGGCAAGTCGACTTATATAGAGCTTTTTGGTTCAGGTGACGTAGAAGGGCTTAAGCCGGGAAATGTCGCGCTTGCTTTCGGGTCAGATAGGGTCGGTGATATTCATAGGATGGCACGCCATTTACGCAGGGATGGCGTTAGCTTTTCTCAGGATATGCGCAGGAGAAATTTTGACGGGAAGGAGGTGGATTGGTTTTACAGTCTCGGTCTAGATGTGGAAAGTGCTGATGTGTCTTTCTGGGTTATGGAATATGTTGCTGGCTATCTCGACCATCCCGCAGCGAAAAAGGAAGCAGCCGAAGGACCGTGGGATCTGGTTACTCGGGAGCGTTACAACAGCGATGCCTATCGGGGCAAACTCGTTCAAGACATTACTTATGTGGCTTTTTATGTCTCAAAGCAAACCATTCAAGAAGCAATGCCTCTCTTCCTGGCAGCTGGGTATGGGGTTCGGGAAGCCGATGGCTCAACTCACTTGCTTGGGCGAGACGCAGAAATTGTCCTGTTTCATGCCGAAGAGGGTAAGTACGGACTGGCGCAGCTTGGGTTTGTGTTAAATCGCTCGTTAGCAGAGCAGTATGTAGAGCGCATCGGCAACTCCGTGCTCAATGTTGGTCCAGACAATAAGGCGACTTGGACATTTACGGTGCCGGAACCATCATCTGAAACGACCGGTGATTAGCGCTTTCTGCAGGTTGTGTTCATGGTGGGATTACCTGGCCGCGAAGCAGGTGGCTGTGTAACAAATGTGTACCAGTGACGCGTAAATGAGGGAAATGAGCGGTTACAGCTCATGCCGTAATTCGGTAGATTCAAGGTAATTTTAAAGGAGAGGATTGTGGTGCCCAGAGCCGGACTTGAACCGGCACGACCAAAAGGTCGGGAGATTTTAAGTCTCCTGTGTCTACCAATTCCACCATCCGGGCGGATAGGGCTTTCAGCTGGCGGCAGTTTTATCCGCTAGTGAAAAACCAGCCTTAGAGTAAGACCGGGAGAAAATGGAGGCTAGGGTCGGAATCGAACCGGCGTACACGGAGTTGCAGTCCGCTGCATGACCACTCTGCCACCTAGCCTTAGGTGTTTTGAAAACGTCGCGGATTTTATCGGGTCAGGAATAAAAAACCTAGTGTTTTCTTATACTTACGTGCGCCTCGGCGTGTAAGAGGGTGCTATTCTATGGTTTGCCGGGGATTAGTCAAGCGTAAGTCTGACGTTAATTGAATTAGGCACATATTTGTTCGGAAAGTACGCGTGTTGACGGCGTAATAACCCATTGAAATGGAACCGGGCTTTCTATTCCCCAATTGTTCTAAGTTTTTTTCGTGGCGAACTGGCAATCCTCGGGGTGTGGCTAATACTGAGTGTAGCTGGCTAGCACACATTTCCCCCAAGTCGTGTTTAGTAGTGCCGGCCGGGCGCCTACCTCCATATGGGTGCCCAGTGTGTTGTAAGGATGAAATCCTCCAAGTTTCACTCCTAATGGTCTTGGCCCTGACGCTCTCCCCCCCCCGTCGTCAGGGCTTTTTTTTGCCCTCAAGAAATGTGCGTTCAAGTTGTAGCAGCGGAGCACCTGCTTCTTTTTCCGCGAGCGCGCGGAATTTTTCCAGGGTCACTTCGCCGCGTTCGGAGGCGAGTGCTTTGACCACGTCATCCAGGCTGGATTTTCCATTGCTGGATTTTTGGATGGACTTATCTATCTCGTGGAGCACCACTGTGGCTCTCGCGGTAACCGGACCTGACGAGCGCTTTACCAGTAGGTTGGGGGATTTGGTACCCCAGTTTGCCAGATCTTCCAGTGCCTCATGGTAGCGCCGCTCACTGATCCCTCCGCTGCGGCGGAGTGTTTCCAGGGAGTAGTACTCGGCGAGGCCCTCAACGATCCAGTCACTCTCTTTGTCACCTCGAATACCGGTGGCAACGTGCACCAGTTCATGCAGCAGGCTGCTGGTGCGATTGCCAGAAATCAGTGGCCTGTCCGCATGCATAAACAATGAGCGCGTTCCGGAGAGTCCACCGCGCCACATAGGATCACCGGCCATGACAATTAACAGCTTTTGGGGGAACTGAGGGAAAACTTTTTTGAGCTCGGGCAGGGTCCAGCTCAGGAAGGCGAGGGTATCCTGTCTGCGGATATTCTCGTCACGAGGTGCGGAGATGACCACGTCGGTACCGTCGATGATGTCTTGTCTGCTACCTATATGCCCGGCAATCATCCAGCCTTTTGGTCGGATGAACCGACGGCCGGGGTCTTTCAGTTGGAAGATGCCTTTATCATCCTTTGCATACGGGGTGAGCGCGTTCCACTTGTCCGGGGCCTCAATTTTCAGGGTAGCTCGCGAGTGGAGATTCTTGGGCGCACGCGCGGAGATCGGCGGGATCATCTTATCGCTGCGAAGGATTGCCCACTTGTCGGTGATGCGCGAGTCGTAGCGCCCCTTAGATTTCTTTTCGTCGATGACAAAGTCGTAGCGGATCGAGGAGGTCTTGCCTTTGGGGTGCCAGACAACCTTGTTGCCCGTGGATTCCAGGTCTTTGCCACCCTCGAAGTTCAGGTGTCTGTCCTCATCAATATGCAGGGTGAGTTCGTGCGGTAGCTCGCGCCCCTTAAGGGTGATGGATACCTCGGCAACCCCACTTTCTGGATTCAAGCGGGCTTTATAGAGGATGTCATAGTATTCGGGATCGGCGGCCAGTGCTCCGGTGGCAAAAACCAGGGCAGCAAGGAGGGCTACTAGTCGCAAAAAGAAAGGCATCGGTTGAACTCTGCTCTACGTGCGTAACAGGATGTGCGAGGCGCGTGCAATCTGACGCCGCGCGCGACAATTCATGTGACAACAGGAGAAAGTATCAGTGCCCGCAGGGAGAAGAAAAGTGTGAAATCAAAGAGAGCTTGCGGGAAAGAAAAGAAATGGTCGGTGAGAGAGGATTCGAACCTCCGACCCCTTCGTCCCGAACGAAGTGCGCTACCAGGCTGCGCTACTCACCGACGTTTTGAGCTTTTTGCTCAGGCTTCCTTGCGAAGTGGGCGGCATTATAGCAGCCGCCGAGCTCCTGTAAACCACTGATTTTATTAAATTTAGCAGTTTTTTTAGAAAGACCGGAGTTGATCAACCCTTGATCAGCCGGATCAGTCCCTCCTGGGTGGTGGAGGCAACCAGCCGGCCATCCCGAGAGAAGATCTGACCACGGCAATAGCCGCGGGCTCCGCTGGCGGAGGGGCTATCGGTAACATAGAGCAACCACTCGTCCGCCCGGAATTCCCGGTGGAACCACATAGCGTGATCGAGGCTCGCCGGCATCATGTTTGGATCGAACAGGCTGATCTTGTGCGGTAACAGGCTGGTACCGAGCAGGGCCATATCCGAGGCGTAACAAATGGCGCTGCGGTGTTCGATAGGGTCGTCTGACAGCTCGCCATCTACCCGAAACCAGAACATACCCCGGGGGTCGCGAACTTCGGAATCGAAGTAACTCATCGGGTCGATAGGGCGGAAATCCACCATATAGCGTCGCTGGTTACTGATTTCGCCGTTCATCCCGGCCTCTTCGGCCAGCTGCTGGGTGTTCTTCAGCTCTTCCGGAGGAACGATGCCGTCGGTGGGCATTTCGGCCTGGTGGTCAAAGCCAGGCTCGGCGATCTGGAAGGAGCAGGACATATTGAAGATGGCCTTGCCGTTCTGGCGGGCCACCACCCGGCGGGTGGTAAAGCTTCCACCATCGCGGATCGGGTCGACGTCG
Encoded here:
- the pgsA gene encoding CDP-diacylglycerol--glycerol-3-phosphate 3-phosphatidyltransferase, whose protein sequence is MTLANQLTLLRVALIPVFVLVFYLPYKWSYIASAVIFSLAAATDWLDGYIARKLNQSTPFGAFLDPVADKLMVATALVLLVDLHNYIFFTIAAAIIVGREIAVSALREWMAELGLRSSVAVSYIGKIKTTAQMAAIIVLLAFDVREFPVMETIGYVLLYVAAALTLWTMFIYLRAAWPALTADDPREL
- a CDS encoding acyl-CoA thioesterase, encoding MQQSLSTLLDVERLDSNLYRSRAHVENYRKVLFGGQVLGQALMAAARTVEGRLPHSLHAYFLRPGSSEMPVIYDVDPIRDGGSFTTRRVVARQNGKAIFNMSCSFQIAEPGFDHQAEMPTDGIVPPEELKNTQQLAEEAGMNGEISNQRRYMVDFRPIDPMSYFDSEVRDPRGMFWFRVDGELSDDPIEHRSAICYASDMALLGTSLLPHKISLFDPNMMPASLDHAMWFHREFRADEWLLYVTDSPSASGARGYCRGQIFSRDGRLVASTTQEGLIRLIKG
- a CDS encoding DUF5829 family protein translates to MNKWTLLSVSAIVIAVTTTVQAHPTQIAFLNHVIAVVDSETVSAVEQSSFLPGFIDYEKKTVTANGGVNWTGRYLRGKSTYIELFGSGDVEGLKPGNVALAFGSDRVGDIHRMARHLRRDGVSFSQDMRRRNFDGKEVDWFYSLGLDVESADVSFWVMEYVAGYLDHPAAKKEAAEGPWDLVTRERYNSDAYRGKLVQDITYVAFYVSKQTIQEAMPLFLAAGYGVREADGSTHLLGRDAEIVLFHAEEGKYGLAQLGFVLNRSLAEQYVERIGNSVLNVGPDNKATWTFTVPEPSSETTGD
- a CDS encoding HNH endonuclease family protein, which codes for MQRPAVYRAFSPFLFLFLISPLLLLADEASGQPYKRHEWLPGWSDFDRDCQDTRHELLIRYSLAPVSFTSKTQCKVASGLWMDPYTGEFYEKASDLDVEHIVPLKWAHDHGAAGWSVAKKRRFAEDPDNLWLVDDGRNQSKGDKGPDRWMPPYGPVRSHYLRRFMAVVNKYGLEFTPDESRIFLAMTENRHG
- a CDS encoding serine hydrolase domain-containing protein, with product MSISFYLLASISVVILLVASVWIWRRSLARRYRALRESLQVLIAMSAKLACSARHLSGFNDTRIRHDLLSYSPLFTLVRVRHSGYTTSASLLNCITAFAHFYPSLGTQLESQNPEKCRGIEAQEASGRPREKKGKKYTKGSLQTLLSALIREDNRLGFETRALLVIHEGQLMAAAYGTGIAPHTRLLGWSMSKSLLAILWGRMETLGLADIHQSRLFPEWEDDGRCTITLKNLLQMCDGLAFDETYRPGSDATRMLFGNGDCPSLYAPSRYALERPLTHKPGMYFSYSSGSTNLLARWMHQYLGSSEASAHFLQQELLAPLGLHRTFFEMDSDGVFVGSSYAYASAEDWGRLGALMLNDGCVGAQRILSSDWIRRAAEPNSSANDSRYGYQFWLNYGGKLPPLYPQLPPDSYFMLGNREQKLMLSPAHDTVIVRLGWSSTPYPIERRFGEILAQMRM
- the uvrC gene encoding excinuclease ABC subunit UvrC, with translation MFDSKRFLTTVTRKPGVYQMFDDQGKVLYVGKAKNLRNRLGSYFRATGLTAKTMALVEKIADIEVTVTRSETEALVLEQSLIKSQRPPYNVMLKDDKGYPYIFLSSKDTFPRIAFHRGSKRKAGQYYGPFPNASSVRDSLNFLQKTFRIRSCEDSVFANRSRPCLQYQIERCTAPCVDFISPEDYQADVRHAEMFLAGKSDSIIRELADEMERASVALEFEKAARLRDQIVALRRLQSDQVAESGGGDVDVLGVATAGGLCCVHVLFIRQGRILGSRSYFPSEKLGLDTSELLSAFIPQFYLGSNREIPRQVLVSESLEDQDVLAEALTERAGKEVQLANKLRGNRATWVEMAQQAAEQNLQSRTASQQKLQDRFENLQQVLRLEELPERLECFDISHSSGEATVASCVVFDTGGPVKSDYRRFNIEGIAAGDDYAAMGQALKRRYTRLSSGEGRFPNILLIDGGKGQVRQAVDSLNELGVTGVQIIGVAKGTTRKAGFETLHVVADNRELVLESDSPALHLIQQVRDEAHRFAITGHRQRRDKKRRESPLEGIAGVGPVRRRALLHHFGGLQEILRASVNELASVEGVSRKLAQDIYSALHNE